A portion of the Oncorhynchus clarkii lewisi isolate Uvic-CL-2024 chromosome 27, UVic_Ocla_1.0, whole genome shotgun sequence genome contains these proteins:
- the LOC139385656 gene encoding protein C-ets-1-like isoform X1: MIMTAAVDMKPTLTIIKSERMDDLECGDVPLLTPGSKEMMSQALKDTFSGFTKEQQRLAIPKDPRQWTENHVGEWLTWTVNEFSLKSVDFHKFCMNGASMCALGKERFLDLAPDYVGDILWEHLEMLQKEDTKHFPVNGLTSTFQESHYTSDYFVSYGIEHAQCVPPSEYSEPGFITESYQTLHPISSEDLLSLKYENEYPNVILRDMPLNTLQGDYFSVKQEVVSPDNMCVGRISRGKLGGQDSFESNESFESCDRLTQSWSSQSSFSSLQRVPSYDSFDSEDYPSTLHGHKPKGTFKDYVRECSDLSKDKPVIPAAALAGYTGSGPIQLWQFLLELLTDKSCQSFISWTGDGWEFKLSDPDEVARRWGKRKNKPKMNYEKLSRGLRYYYDKNIIHKTSGKRYVYRFVCDLKSLLGYTPEELHAMLDVKPDVDE; this comes from the exons ATCTGGAGTGTGGAGACGTGCCCCTGCTCACTCCAGGGAGTAAAGAGATGATGTCTCAGGCTCTGAAGGACACGTTCAGCGGCTTCACAAAGGAACAGCAACGACTGGCCATTCCCAAAG ACCCCAGGCAGTGGACAGAGAACCACGTGGGAGAGTGGCTGACGTGGACGGTGAACGAGTTTAGCCTGAAGAGCGTGGACTTCCACAAGTTCTGTATGAACGGGGCCAGTATGTGTGCCCTGGGGAAGGAACGCTTCCTGGATCTAGCACCTGACTATGTGGGCGACATCCTCTGGGAACATCTAGAGATGCTTCAGAAAG AAGACACAAAGCATTTCCCTGTCAACGGCCTGACCTCCACCTTCCAGGAATCCCACTATACCTCAGACTACTTTGTCA GCTATGGCATTGAGCATGCCCAGTGCGTTCCTCCCTCTGAATACTCAGAGCCGGGCTTCATCACAGAGTCCTACCAGACCCTTCACCCAATCAGCTCCGAGGACCTGCTGTCACTCAAGTACGAGAACGAATACCCAAACGTCATCCTCAGGGACATGCCCCTCAACACACTGCAAGGGGACTACTTCTCAGTCAAGCAGGAGGTGGTTTCCCCCGACAACATGTGTGTGGGCCGCATCAGCAGAG gtaaGCTGGGAGGACAGGACTCGTTTGAGAGCAACGAGAGCTTTGAAAGCTGTGACCGTCTGACCCAGTCCTGGAGCAGCCAGTCCTCCTTCAGCAGTCTGCAGCGCGTCCCATCGTATGACAGCTTCGACTCCGAGGACTACCCCAGCACCCTGCATGGACACAAGCCCAAGGGAACCTTCAAGGACTACGTCAGGGAGTGCTCAGACCTCAGCAAGGACAAACCTGTCATCCCCGCCGCAGCACTGGCAGGATACACAG GCAGCGGTCCCATCCAGCTGTGGCAGTTTCTGCTGGAGCTTCTGACGGACAAGTCTTGTCAGTCCTTCATCAGCTGGACGGGAGATGGCTGGGAGTTCAAGCTGTCCGACCCTGACGAG GTGGCTCGGCggtgggggaagaggaaaaaCAAGCCCAAGATGAACTACGAAAAGCTGAGCCGAGGCCTGCGCTACTACTACGACAAGAACATCATCCACAAGACATCAGGGAAGCGCTATGTCTACCGCTTTGTTTGTGACTTAAAAAGCCTGCTGGGATATACCCCTGAGGAGCTCCACGCCATGCTGGACGTCAAGCCTGATGTGGACGAGTGa